A single window of Hemibagrus wyckioides isolate EC202008001 linkage group LG28, SWU_Hwy_1.0, whole genome shotgun sequence DNA harbors:
- the ift74 gene encoding intraflagellar transport protein 74 homolog, with product MATQRPPSGRPMSRSSLVPGTARPPTGVRPPQTAVRVGTGMVPGTGRPGTRAGPIATQGVLSAQIKVTDRPVTQQGLSGMKTGGKGPQRQILDKSYYLGLLRSKINELTTENSKLQKEIDVFNQENSVYLSYEKRAESLAGEIKDLQGQLADYNMLVDKLNTNTEMDEVMNEISMLKVQNDREAQSIDAIFTERREKEDLIHAIEEEIEREKQAADDIVKKMPPEKQAKYAEMKAVNEELLQELAARQDELDTLMTRKETLEAELEHSQVKQEAVILYERLHDLELRRDALEAEDKNMISPQEERERLLKQVKEDNQEIASMERQLTETREKINRLTEELRQLDLDMEDHQGERTQKYKELQKKEEEIDAYLEAFDTNQDQAMENIKETQASVVALLEQTSRMMNRMNQLSAISPHELKSMQEDLSFKETEMQKSQSTAKGLSSECERLQQDLLNVERLEGKVQAEMKSLKEKIQEMTEGLKTYRDLEALKASGEQKMKMLQEERVSLMERRHAFKKINQQMNQEYETLAAQLQENETHTQLTNLERKWQHLEQNNFVMKEFIASKGMESDYRPVKKNVTKQLSEYNKILMDALQGTKN from the exons ATGGCAACCCAGAGACCTCCATCAGGCAGACCTATGAGCCGGAGTTCTCTAGTCCCGGGGACTGCAAGACCACCAACTGGTGTCAGACCTCCACAGACAGCGGTCAGGGTGGGAACCGGG ATGGTGCCAGGTACTGGACGTCCAGGAACCAGGGCTGGACCCATTGCCACGCAGGGTGTGTTATCAGCTCAGATTAAAGTCACCGATCGTCCTGTCACTCAACAGGGTCTCAGTGGAATGAAGACCGGCGGGAAAG GACCCCAGAGACAAATTCTGGATAAATCCTACTACCTGGGTTTACTCCG GAGTAAAATCAACGAGCTGACAACAGAGAACAGCAAGCTGCAGAAAGAGATTGACGTCTTCAATCAGGAGAACTCGGTTTATCTGTCATACGAAAAAAG AGCCGAAAGCCTTGCTGGAGAAATAAAGGATCTACAGGGACAACTGGCAGACTACAACATG CTGGTTGATAAACTGAACACCAACACAGAAATGGATGAAGTAATGAATGAAATCAGCATG CTGAAAGTACAGAACGACCGAGAAGCCCAAAGCATAGACGCCATATTCACCGAGAGAAGAGA GAAGGAGGATTTGATCCATGCTATAGAGGAAGAGATTGAAAGGGAGAAGCAGGCAGCAGATGACATCGTGAAAAAAATGCCTCCAGAGAAACAAGCCAAGTACGCTGAGATGAAAGCCGTTAACGAGGAGCTGCTACAG GAACTGGCAGCACGTCAGGACGAGCTGGACACACTGATGACCAGGAAGGAAACACTGGAGGCT GAGTTGGAGCACTCTCAGGTAAAGCAGGAAGCTGTGATTCTGTATGAGAGGCTGCATGATCTGGAGCTGCGCCGAGACGCCCTGGAGGCAGAAGACAAGAACATGATCTCTCCACAGGAGGAAAGAGAACGTCTGCTGAAACAG GTGAAAGAAGATAATCAGGAAATCGCCAGCATGGAGCGGCA ACTGACTGAAACGCGGGAAAAAATCAACCGTCTCACGGAAGAGTTGCGACAGCTTGACCTGGACATGGAGGACCATCAAG GTGAACGAACCCAAAAGTATAAAGAGTtgcagaaaaaagaagaagaaatcgaTG cttACCTGGAGGCGTTCGACACAAACCAAGATCAGGCGATGGAGAACATTAAGGAGACCCAGGCTAGCGTCGTGGCTCTGCTGGAGCAGACTAGCAGG atgATGAATCGTATGAATCAGCTGTCGGCCATCAGTCCCCATGAGCTCAAGTCCATGCAGGAGGACCTCAGCTTCAAAGAGACGGAGATGCAGAAATCTCAGAGTACAGCCAAGGGACTGTCTTctg agTGCGAGCGTCTGCAGCAGGACCTGCTGAATGTAGAACGCCTGGAAGGGAAAGTACAGGCAGAGATGAAGTCTCTGAAAGAAAAGATCCAGGAGATGACTGAAGGACTGAAGACGTACAGGGATCTAGAAGCACTGAAAGCCTCCGGAGAGCAGAAGATGAAG ATGTTGCAGGAAGAACGGGTGTCTCTAATGGAGAGGAGACATGCCTTCAAGAAGATTAATCAACAGATGAATCAAGAATACGAGACTCTTGCAGCACAGTTGCAGGAGAatgagactcacacacag CTGACAAATCTGGAAAGGAAGTGGCAACACCTTGAACAGAATAACTTTGTTATGAAAGAGT TCATCGCCTCTAAAGGCATGGAGAGCGATTACCGGCCCGTGAAGAAAAATGTCACCAAGCAGCTGTCTGAATACAATAAGATCCTCATGGATGCTTTGCAGGGCACCAAAAACTGA
- the LOC131348554 gene encoding leucine-rich repeat-containing protein 19-like, giving the protein MIMMVKDVVVLWMASLLVASAEISVNASYKMLTNIPTTYNVNITHLILHHNRIVMNNSDIQALKKYSNLTELDLSYNLIAQLPDGAFSALGSLETLRLTGNKLPTIRNETFKDLKKLKTLDLSLNPWNCTQELLTLVKWMNDAGLQTGPNVTCATPKNLTGERIVDVLKKLPTQLPPSTRNTVTATKTTYSSSTVTASTKTFTTVQSPRYQESSTLRSHNISSKDKLTEGEQNAKSEITNTWKFLTGVIMIILCTSMFIVCAVKSPTWYKMLFDYRHQRLHESPDPGIFNTGRYSNFSLDTEQTETSAHELDQGLSGSPEDEDGFIEDGYLEPDDYKEHADVGGV; this is encoded by the exons ATGATCATGATGGTGAAAGACGTGGTCGTGCTGTGGATGGCGAGTCTGCTGGTGGCTTCAGCTGAAATCTCG GTGAACGCCAGCTATAAGATGCTGACAAACATTCCTACCACCTACAATGTAAACATAACGCATTTAATCCTGCACCACAACCGCATTGTGATGAACAACTCGGACATACAGGCTTTAAAGAAATACTCCAATCTGACCGAGCTGGACCTCTCGTACAACCTCATAGCGCAGCTGCCTGATGGAGCTTTTTCTGCTCTCGGCAGTCTGGAAACGCTCCGTTTAACCGGGAATAAGCTGCCAACGATAAGGAATGAGACTTTCAAAGATTTGAAGAAACTCAAGACACTGGATCTGAGCTTGAATCCATGGAACTGCACACAGGAGTTACTGACGCTCGTGAAGTGGATGAATGATGCGGGACTACAGACAG GACCAAACGTCACCTGTGCCACTCCAAAAAATCTGACTGGAGAAAGGATCGTGGATGTGCTTAAAAAATTACCAACACAGCTTCCTCCATCGACACGCAACACAGTCACTGCTACAAAAACCACTTATTCTTCTTCTACAGTCACGGCTTCTACAAAAACCTTCACTACGGTCCAAAGTCCACGATATCAGGAGTCGAGCACGTTAAGGAGCCACAACATTTCAAGCAAAG ATAAGTTGACTGAAGGAGAACAAAATGCCAAGTCAGAAATCACCAACACCTGGAAGTTCCTGACTGGAGTGATCATGATCATTCTCTGCACGTCCATGTTCATCGTGTGCGCCGTCAAATCGCCCACCTGGTACAAGATGCTCTTCGATTACCGGCACCAGAGGCTGCACGAAAGTCCAGATCCCGGTATCTTTAACACGGGCCGTTACTCCAACTTCAGCCTGGACACCGAGCAGACGGAGACCAGCGCTCACGAGCTGGACCAGGGGCTTTCGGGGTCACCCGAGGACGAGGACGGGTTCATCGAGGACGGCTACCTTGAGCCTGACGACTACAAGGAGCATGCTGACGTGGGTGGAGTATAA